Proteins encoded by one window of Rutidosis leptorrhynchoides isolate AG116_Rl617_1_P2 chromosome 7, CSIRO_AGI_Rlap_v1, whole genome shotgun sequence:
- the LOC139860594 gene encoding uncharacterized protein has product MSNNQNVNQNTLRSLLEKEKLNGSNFLDWYRNLRIVLKYEGKLNKIEEPLPEAPPETATAAQKNAYQKLFDEQEKIALIMLASMTSDLQKEMEDRTAYDMMTELKNMFQKQASQELYETYKLLQTCKMEEGQSVSSHVLKMKSYIDRLEKLGTTLPPNLAVNTVLVSLQKSYHQFVMNYNMQGWEKSLAEVHSMLKTAEQDIPYKVSNPGVLMIRDGKVRKNKPKTWGKGKGKSIAKKKIPPPPKKENPAKDADCFHCGKVGHWRRNCPSYLSELRKGKAGQTSKSGNEKK; this is encoded by the exons atgtcaaacaatcaaaacgtaaaccaaaacaccctccgttctttgttggagaaggagaaactcaatggttcaaacttcctcgattggtaccgcaacctgagaattgttctcaaatatgaagggaagttgaacaaaattgaagaacccttacccgaagctcctcctgagacagctactgctgctcaaaagaatgcttatcagaagttgtttgatgagcaagagaagatagctttaatcatgcttgctagtatgacttctgacctccaaaaggaaatggaagatcgtacagcatatgatatgatgactgagctgaaaaatatgtttcagaaacaggctagtcaagagttatatgaaacttataagcttcttcaaacatgcaaaatggaggagggtcaatcagtgagttctcatgtcttaaaaatgaaaagctacattgaccgattggaaaaacttggaactaccttgccgcctaacttggccgtgaacacggttttggtttcactacaaaaatcgtatcaccaatttgtgatgaattacaatatgcaaggttgggagaaatctctggcagaggtgcactcgatgctcaaaactgctgaacaggatattccatataaggtttccaatccaggtgtcctgatgattagggatggtaaggtgagaaagaataagccaaaaacttggggaaaaggaaaaggcaagtcaattgctaagaagaaaattccaccacctcccaagaaagaaaacccagcgaaagacgccgacTGTTTtcactgtggaaaagttggccactggaggaggaactgtccttcctacctatctgagttgagaaaaggcaaagctggccagactagcaaatcag ggaatgagaagaagtaa